In Fusarium oxysporum f. sp. lycopersici 4287 chromosome 2, whole genome shotgun sequence, a genomic segment contains:
- a CDS encoding dihydropteroate synthase, protein MRQLLLSSRPLIQSLRSTGHDACPGSVLAFATASRCSLTSTRPHQRSYVHHAGLRPLVRCNMPGLKRNACGCACASGGGCGSSGPQKKTAYIALGSNMGDRVAEIERACNEMDRRGIKVKRTSSLWETEPMYVTDQDRFVNGACEVETELDPIALLDQLQAIENDMGRKKVIDKGPRNIDLDILLYGDEKVDHERLKVPHIGILEREFVLRPLAELIPAKSLDPAKPWKLIQDNLNELPLGEPLSSMTPLSSTAGSLTPLAAKRKTHVMGILNLTPDSFSDGGFHDRDNLAQTIVNMVNNGTSIIDVGGQSTAPGRPEVSAEEEASRVVPAVQLIRSLPEARDVAISIDTYRASVAEEAVASGADIINDVSAGLLDPDMLSTVARLEKTICLMHMRGTPQTMTKLTSYPDGLIPTIASELLERVAAAEAAGIRRWRMILDPGIGFAKTGEQNLEILRRLEELRYWPGLQGLPWLVGSSRKTFVGRITGVTEPKQRTWGTAATVAAAVQGGADIVRVHDTQEMGMVAKMADAIWRV, encoded by the exons ATGAGACAACTGCTTCTCTCATCGCGACCGCTTATTCAGAGCCTCAGAAGCACCGGCCACGATGCTTGTCCCGGCTCTGTTCTGGCTTTCGCCACTGCCTCGCGATGTTCGTTGACGTCAACAAGGCCTCACCAGCGATCTTATGTCCATCATGCGGGCCTTCGTCCTCTTGTGAGATGCAACATGCCTGGACTTAAGCGCAATGCCTGTGGATGTGCTTGCGCAAGTGGAGGTGGCTGTGGGAGCAGCGGACCGCAAAAGAAGACGGCATATATCGCTCTTGGAAGCAATATGGGAGACAGAGttgctgagattgagcgGGCATGCAACGAGATGGACCGCCGAGGAATCAAAGTCAAGAGGACCAGTAGCCTCTGGGAAACAGAGCCCATGTATGTAACCGACCAGGATCGTTTCGTCAATGGCGCTTGTGAG GTCGAGACAGAACTTGACCCTATAGCTCTTCTAGATCAACTGCAAGCCATTGAGAATGACATGGGACGAAAGAAGGTCATCGACAAGGGCCCGCGTAACATTGATTTGGACATTCTTCTGTACGGCGACGAAAAGGTTGACCACGAGCGGCTCAAGGTTCCCCATATTGGCATATTAGAGCGGGAGTTTGTTCTCAGACCCCTGGCCGA ACTCATTCCGGCAAAATCATTGGATCCGGCGAAGCCGTGGAAGCTCATTCAGGATAATCTAAATGAGCTGCCCCTTGGCGAGCCATTGTCTTCCATGACACCGCTTTCTTCGACGGCGGGTTCTTTGACGCCTCTTGCTGCAAAGCGCAAGACCCATGTCATGGGCATTCTCAACTTGACGCCGGATTCGTTTTCAGATGGTGGCTTTCACGATCGAGATAACCTCGCTCAGACGATTGTGAATATGGTCAACAACGGAACTTCGATTATCGATGTTGGCGGCCAGTCAACTGCCCCTGGTCGACCAGAAGTATCAGCCGAGGAAGAGGCATCTCGAGTTGTGCCTGCTGTTCAGCTGATTCGATCGCTTCCTGAAGCTCGTGATGTGGCTATCAGCATTGACACGTATCGCGCATCCGTTGCTGAGGAAGCTGTTGCCAGTGGAGCAGATATCATCAACGATGTTTCGGCTGGTCTGCTGGACCCAGACATGCTTTCCACCGTCGCCCGTCTGGAGAAAACGATATGTCTGATGCATATGCGCGGCACACCGCAGACCATGACAAAGTTGACCTCGTATCCAGACGGACTCATTCCCACAATAGCAtctgagcttctcgagcgcGTAGCAGCGGCCGAGGCAGCGGGTATCCGGCGGTGGCGCATGATTCTGGACCCGGGCATCGGCTTCGCCAAGACGGGAGAGCAGAACCTCGAGATTCTTCGACGGCTGGAGGAGCTGCGATACTGGCCGGGGCTTCAAGGCCTGCCGTGGCTTGTTGGCTCGAGCCGGAAGACTTTTGTCGGGAGGATCACGGGAGTCACGGAGCCGAAGCAACGGACGTGGGGCACGGCGGCGACGGTGGCAGCGGCGGTTCAGGGCGGTGCGGATATAGTGAGGGTACACGACACACAAGAGATGGGCATGgtggccaagatggctgaTGCTATCTGGAGGGTATGA